Proteins from a genomic interval of Equus quagga isolate Etosha38 chromosome 13, UCLA_HA_Equagga_1.0, whole genome shotgun sequence:
- the LOC124249582 gene encoding olfactory receptor 10X1-like — MFTCGFFQIPNIQTMKINQTILQEFILVGFSVYPHVQTFLFVVFFCLYLLTLTGNLAIIGLTWLDRALHNPMYLFLSALSFSETCYTLTIIPKMLADLLAKSRSISVIGCGLQMCFFLGLGGTNCIILTLMGYDRFLAICNPLRYPVLMTNMACGQLVASAWAGGFFISLIETVLIFKGSFCSPNLVKHFFCHMRAVVRLNCLDSDLTEFIVTVISVSGLLGTFLLIILTYVFILSTVLRIPSAEGKQKAFSTCASHITVVIIHFGFASIVYLKPEASGGDDTLIAVPYTVITPFLSPLIFSLRNKDMKTAFGKVLGKARYLYK; from the coding sequence ATGTTTACTTGTGGTTTCTTTCAgataccaaacattcaaacaatGAAGATCAACCAGACAATCCTACAGGAATTCATTCTTGTTGGCTTTTCTGTTTACCCACATGTACAGACATTCCTCTTTGTGGTCTTCTTTTGCCTCTATCTTCTCACTCTCACAGGCAACCTGGCCATCATAGGTCTTACTTGGTTGGACAGAGCTCTCCACAACCCCATGTACCTCTTCCTCAGTGCACTCTCCTTCTCTGAGACCTGCTACACACTGACCATCATCCCCAAGATGCTGGCAGATCTACTGGCCAAAAGTAGAAGCATTTCAGTCATAGGTTGTGGCTTGCAGATGTGTTTCTTCTTGGGACTTGGTGGCACTAATTGTATCATCCTTACATTGATGGGCTATGATCGCTTCTTGGCCATCTGCAACCCTCTCAGATATCCAGTGCTTATGACCAACATGGCGTGTGGGCAACTTGTGGCCTCTGCTTGGGCTGGAGGCTTCTTTATCTCTCTGATAGAGACTGTGCTGATATTCAAGGGCTCTTTCTGCAGCCCCAACcttgtcaaacactttttctgtCATATGCGGGCAGTTGTGAGGCTGAATTGTCTAGACAGTGACCTCACAGAATTTATTGTAACTGTGATCTCAGTGTCAGGCTTGCTGGGCACATTCCTGCTCATCATCCTAACTTATGTTTTCATCCTTTCCACTGTCCTCAGGATCCCTTCAGCTGAGGGCAAGCAGAAGGCATTTTCCACCTGTGCCTCCCATATCACAGTGGTCATCATCCACTTTGGCTTTGCATCTATTGTTTATCTGAAGCCTGAAGCCTCAGGGGGAGATGACACACTGATAGCAGTTCCTTACACTGTCATTACCCCTTTCCTCAGCCCCCTCATTTTCAGCCTCAGGAATAAGGACATGAAGACTGCTTTTGGAAAGGTGCTTGGAAAGGCAAGATACTTGTATAAATAG